Proteins from one Bradyrhizobium amphicarpaeae genomic window:
- a CDS encoding GNAT family N-acetyltransferase: MVLEETVRTAPGYVRTLSQHEELPLLRDHLLRLDAGSRHDRFNGFLDDSFIERYAARCAEDGTVIVAYIVDGVVRGAAELHPPEGASLPEVAFSVEASARRQNVGTVLFSRLIAEARWKGYKTLRITTGAENHAMRALARKFGAHLAFRHGESTGTIDLAKTPEDELAELAAAPFKAGRALISFNSTCWKLISSMYGNRAA, from the coding sequence GTGGTACTTGAAGAAACCGTCCGCACCGCTCCGGGCTATGTGCGGACCCTGAGCCAGCACGAAGAATTGCCGCTCCTGCGCGATCATCTGCTGAGGCTCGATGCCGGAAGCCGGCACGACCGTTTCAACGGCTTTCTCGACGATTCTTTTATCGAGCGTTATGCTGCCCGCTGCGCCGAGGACGGCACAGTGATCGTCGCCTATATCGTCGACGGCGTGGTCCGCGGTGCGGCCGAACTGCACCCGCCGGAAGGCGCCTCGCTCCCTGAAGTCGCCTTCAGTGTAGAGGCCTCCGCGCGCCGCCAGAATGTCGGCACCGTGCTGTTCAGTCGCTTGATCGCCGAAGCGCGCTGGAAGGGCTACAAGACTCTGCGCATCACTACGGGCGCGGAGAATCACGCCATGCGCGCGCTCGCCAGGAAATTCGGTGCGCATCTCGCTTTCCGCCATGGCGAGTCAACCGGCACGATTGACCTTGCGAAGACGCCTGAGGACGAACTGGCGGAGCTTGCCGCAGCGCCGTTCAAGGCGGGACGTGCTCTTATCAGTTTCAACTCGACGTGTTGGAAGCTGATCTCCAGCATGTACGGCAATCGCGCGGCCTGA
- a CDS encoding DUF2161 domain-containing phosphodiesterase → METALYLPVKRFLEELGFTVKGEIGGCDLVGLGAGDPPVVVIGELKLAFNLELILQAVDRAPAGDEVWIAAKMSIRGKGRESDARYRNLCRRLGFGMLGVTDRGQVEVLVKPPTAAPRREPKVRSRLVAEHQRRQGDPVLGGSTRAPIMTAYRQQALACASALADGPRPVRELRVRCPDAGKILLNNVYGWFERADRGIYGLTEAGHAALKRWPQQRIEIEAGVASPP, encoded by the coding sequence TTGGAAACCGCGCTCTACCTGCCCGTCAAACGCTTCCTCGAAGAGCTCGGCTTCACGGTCAAGGGCGAGATTGGCGGCTGCGATCTCGTTGGCCTCGGCGCCGGCGATCCGCCCGTGGTGGTGATCGGCGAGCTCAAGCTCGCCTTCAATCTCGAACTGATCCTGCAGGCGGTCGACCGCGCGCCGGCCGGCGACGAGGTCTGGATCGCGGCAAAGATGTCGATCCGGGGCAAGGGGCGCGAGAGCGACGCGCGCTATCGCAACCTCTGCCGCCGCCTTGGCTTCGGAATGCTCGGCGTCACCGACCGCGGCCAGGTCGAGGTGCTGGTGAAGCCTCCGACCGCAGCGCCGCGCCGCGAGCCGAAGGTGCGCTCGCGCCTCGTCGCCGAACACCAGCGCCGCCAGGGCGACCCCGTGCTCGGCGGCAGCACCCGCGCACCGATCATGACGGCCTATCGGCAGCAGGCTCTGGCCTGCGCCTCGGCGCTCGCCGACGGGCCGCGGCCCGTGCGCGAGTTGCGCGTGCGCTGCCCTGACGCCGGCAAGATCTTGCTTAACAATGTGTATGGCTGGTTCGAACGGGCCGACCGGGGAATCTACGGGCTCACCGAGGCCGGACATGCCGCCCTGAAACGCTGGCCGCAACAACGGATTGAAATCGAGGCCGGTGTCGCGTCACCGCCCTGA
- the kynU gene encoding kynureninase, with translation MTRYRVYDDTKALFHLPEGVIYLDGNSLGALPLGVAERVNRVITTEWGVELIRAWNTAGWYAQPRHVGDRIARLIGAEAGAVMVGDTLSLKVYQALAAALDMNASRKIVLSDTGNFPTDLYMAEGLIATLGRGHQLRLVMPEEIEAALSEEVAVLYVTEVDYRTGRRHDMAKLTAKAHALGIVTVWDLAHSAGALPVDLAGCGADFAAGCTYKYLNGGPGAPAFLYVAPRHADNARAALSGWMGHAKPFAFELGYAAAGGVERMRVGTPPVLAMAALEASLDIWDRVDMAEVRARSLALGDLLIAEVERRCPSLRLVTPRAHERRGSQVSFAFDGGYAAMQALIARGVIGDFRAPDIMRFGITPLYIGESEIVRAAEIVEEVIAGEVWRRPEYQVVNAVT, from the coding sequence ATGACCAGATATCGCGTCTATGACGACACCAAAGCCCTGTTCCATCTGCCTGAGGGCGTGATCTATCTCGACGGCAATTCGCTCGGCGCGCTGCCGCTCGGCGTTGCCGAGCGCGTCAACCGCGTCATCACGACCGAGTGGGGCGTTGAGCTGATCCGCGCCTGGAACACCGCAGGCTGGTACGCCCAGCCGCGCCATGTCGGCGATCGCATCGCGCGGCTGATTGGCGCCGAAGCAGGCGCGGTGATGGTGGGAGACACGCTGTCGCTCAAGGTCTATCAGGCGCTCGCCGCCGCGCTCGACATGAACGCGTCCCGCAAGATCGTCCTGTCGGACACCGGCAACTTCCCGACCGACCTCTACATGGCCGAAGGCCTGATCGCGACGCTCGGGCGCGGCCATCAATTGCGCCTGGTGATGCCGGAGGAGATCGAGGCCGCCCTGTCGGAGGAGGTCGCGGTGCTCTACGTCACCGAGGTCGATTATCGCACCGGCCGCCGCCACGACATGGCGAAGCTCACGGCAAAGGCGCATGCGCTCGGCATCGTCACGGTCTGGGATCTCGCGCACTCCGCCGGCGCGCTGCCGGTCGATCTTGCCGGGTGCGGCGCGGATTTCGCGGCAGGCTGCACCTACAAATATCTCAACGGCGGCCCCGGCGCGCCGGCTTTCCTCTACGTCGCGCCGCGTCACGCCGACAATGCGCGTGCTGCGCTGTCGGGGTGGATGGGGCATGCAAAGCCATTTGCATTCGAGCTGGGCTATGCGGCCGCGGGCGGCGTCGAACGCATGCGCGTCGGCACACCGCCGGTGCTGGCAATGGCGGCGCTGGAGGCCTCGCTCGATATCTGGGACCGAGTCGATATGGCGGAGGTCCGTGCGCGTTCGTTGGCGCTCGGTGATCTCCTGATCGCCGAGGTCGAGCGCCGCTGCCCCTCCTTGAGGCTGGTCACCCCGCGCGCACACGAGCGCCGCGGCTCGCAGGTCTCCTTCGCCTTCGACGGCGGTTACGCTGCGATGCAGGCCTTGATCGCCCGCGGCGTCATCGGCGACTTCCGCGCGCCCGACATCATGCGGTTCGGGATCACGCCGCTGTACATCGGCGAGAGCGAGATCGTGCGGGCGGCCGAGATCGTCGAAGAGGTGATCGCGGGCGAGGTCTGGCGGCGGCCGGAATATCAGGTGGTGAATGCGGTGACGTGA
- a CDS encoding CreA family protein: MSSRFLGLSSIRLKGFAFLLLALVVPATSASAADEPDLIFRRSTVFKWMSPNDKLATYGLDDPEVEGVACHFTVPEKGGFKGWLGLAEEVSDISLACRQVGPIKFKNKMEQGDDMFRRRRSLFFKKMQIVRGCDAKRNVLVYMVYSDRIIEGSPKNSTSTVPIMPWGPADANVQKCGEFFTQ, translated from the coding sequence ATGTCATCTCGTTTCCTCGGTCTTTCCAGCATCCGCTTGAAAGGCTTTGCTTTTCTCCTCCTGGCCCTGGTCGTGCCGGCAACGTCCGCTTCGGCCGCCGACGAGCCCGATCTGATCTTCCGCCGCTCGACCGTGTTCAAATGGATGAGTCCGAACGACAAGCTCGCGACCTATGGTCTCGACGATCCCGAAGTCGAGGGCGTCGCCTGTCATTTCACCGTGCCGGAGAAAGGCGGCTTCAAGGGCTGGCTGGGCCTCGCCGAGGAGGTCTCGGACATCTCGCTGGCCTGTCGCCAGGTCGGGCCGATCAAGTTCAAGAACAAGATGGAGCAGGGCGATGACATGTTCCGCCGGCGACGCTCGCTGTTCTTCAAGAAAATGCAGATCGTGCGCGGCTGTGACGCCAAGCGCAACGTGCTGGTCTACATGGTCTATTCGGACAGGATTATCGAGGGCTCGCCGAAGAACTCGACCTCGACCGTGCCGATCATGCCTTGGGGGCCGGCGGACGCAAACGTCCAGAAGTGCGGCGAGTTCTTCACGCAGTGA
- a CDS encoding pyridoxamine 5'-phosphate oxidase family protein, which yields MSQTETSNSYPTSARNQVKRRHDRGFYDHETVHRILDSSMLCHVSYVIDGQPYCTPTFFWREGTKLYWHGSSASRMLRNQTKGERVCLTVAHLDSLVLARCGFNHSADYRAVMAFGTAYLVTDAEEKERAVIAMVDRFFPDRTASLRASTTQEIKATSFIAMEIEEASAKIRAKGVADDDEDYALPIYAERIPVRTVLGAPEPCPRLLDGVSRPATLNGYSEGRLLEDALRDAYFVEYPNG from the coding sequence GTGAGCCAGACCGAGACTTCGAATTCCTATCCGACATCGGCGCGCAACCAGGTGAAGCGCCGGCACGACCGCGGCTTCTATGATCACGAGACCGTCCATCGCATCCTGGATTCCTCGATGCTCTGCCATGTCTCCTATGTGATCGACGGCCAGCCCTACTGCACGCCGACCTTCTTCTGGCGCGAGGGCACGAAGCTCTACTGGCACGGCTCGAGCGCAAGCCGGATGCTGCGGAATCAGACCAAAGGCGAGCGCGTGTGCCTCACGGTCGCCCATCTCGACAGCCTCGTGCTGGCGCGCTGCGGCTTCAACCATTCCGCCGACTATCGCGCGGTGATGGCGTTCGGCACCGCCTATCTCGTCACCGACGCCGAGGAGAAGGAGCGGGCGGTGATCGCGATGGTTGATCGCTTCTTCCCGGATCGCACCGCGAGCCTGCGCGCGAGCACTACGCAGGAGATCAAGGCGACGTCCTTCATCGCAATGGAGATCGAGGAAGCCTCGGCCAAGATACGCGCCAAAGGTGTTGCCGACGACGACGAGGACTATGCATTGCCGATCTATGCCGAACGCATCCCGGTTCGCACGGTGCTCGGCGCGCCCGAGCCGTGTCCGCGCCTGCTCGACGGCGTCAGCCGGCCCGCGACGCTCAATGGCTATTCGGAAGGCCGCCTGCTCGAAGATGCATTGCGGGATGCATATTTTGTGGAGTACCCGAACGGCTGA
- a CDS encoding alpha/beta hydrolase, translated as MRDWDDAYANSAHIPGSDKMPAQWAERAAAYRAGLKHFRPDIAYGSGERQRLDLILPDGDSNGLVVFVHGGYWMRFDKSTWTDLAEGARHYGWTVALPSYTLTPAARISDITAEIAAAIAKAASLVSGPIRLAGHSAGGHLVTRMLCDDSRLEPAVYNRVAGTLSISGLHDLRPLLKTKMNETLGMTMEEATLESAALHLPRGHSPVTAWVGGSERPEFIRQSDLMANVWTGFDVPTRLVVDPGLNHFTVIDGLKDPSSPITARLIGLD; from the coding sequence ATGCGCGATTGGGATGATGCCTACGCCAATTCGGCCCATATCCCGGGGTCGGACAAGATGCCGGCGCAATGGGCGGAGCGCGCCGCTGCCTACCGCGCCGGGTTGAAGCATTTTCGCCCCGACATCGCCTATGGCTCCGGTGAGCGTCAGCGCCTCGACCTGATCCTGCCCGACGGCGACAGCAACGGGCTCGTCGTCTTCGTCCATGGCGGCTATTGGATGCGCTTCGACAAGTCGACCTGGACGGATCTGGCAGAAGGGGCGCGCCACTACGGCTGGACGGTGGCGTTGCCGAGCTACACGCTGACGCCGGCCGCCCGCATCTCCGACATCACCGCCGAGATCGCCGCTGCGATCGCCAAGGCGGCCTCGCTCGTCTCCGGGCCGATCCGGCTCGCCGGGCATTCGGCCGGTGGCCACCTCGTCACGCGCATGCTGTGCGACGACAGCCGGCTGGAGCCCGCCGTCTACAACCGCGTCGCCGGCACGCTCTCGATCAGCGGCCTGCATGATTTGCGTCCGCTGCTAAAGACCAAGATGAACGAGACGCTCGGCATGACCATGGAGGAGGCGACGCTCGAAAGCGCGGCGCTGCATCTGCCGCGCGGGCATTCGCCCGTCACCGCCTGGGTCGGCGGCAGCGAGCGGCCGGAATTCATCCGACAGTCCGACCTGATGGCCAATGTCTGGACCGGCTTCGACGTGCCGACCCGCCTCGTCGTCGATCCCGGCCTGAACCATTTTACCGTGATCGACGGACTGAAGGATCCGTCGTCGCCGATCACAGCGCGCCTGATCGGGCTCGATTGA
- the kynA gene encoding tryptophan 2,3-dioxygenase, with protein sequence MTSSDYDPSSDGAETDFARRMSYGDYLALDAILGAQHPLSEAHDEMLFIIQHQTTELWMRLAIHELSAARRAISKDEVQPAMKMLARMSRIFEQLNNAWDVLRTMTPSEYTRFRSQLGQSSGFQSRQYRLIEFLLGNRNHAMLKPHAHDAETTKLLEAELATPSLYDEVLRLADRNGLKMPAAVLVRDVRETHGFNEGVLQAWRVVYEAPETHWMLYELAEKLVDFEDYFRRWRFNHVTTVERVIGFKRGTGGTGGVSYLKRMLEVELFPELWRVRTIL encoded by the coding sequence ATGACGTCCAGCGATTATGATCCCAGCAGCGACGGCGCCGAGACCGATTTCGCCCGGCGCATGTCCTACGGCGACTACCTCGCGCTGGATGCGATCCTGGGCGCGCAGCATCCGCTGTCGGAAGCGCATGACGAGATGCTGTTCATCATCCAGCATCAGACCACGGAGCTGTGGATGCGGCTCGCCATCCACGAGCTCAGTGCCGCACGCCGCGCCATCTCGAAAGACGAGGTGCAGCCTGCGATGAAGATGCTGGCACGGATGTCGCGGATCTTCGAGCAGCTCAACAATGCCTGGGACGTTCTGCGCACGATGACGCCGAGCGAATACACGCGTTTCCGTTCGCAGCTCGGACAGTCCTCCGGTTTCCAGTCGCGCCAATACCGGCTGATCGAATTCCTGCTCGGCAACCGCAACCACGCCATGCTCAAGCCGCACGCGCACGATGCGGAGACGACGAAACTGCTCGAGGCCGAACTGGCGACCCCAAGCCTTTATGACGAGGTGCTCAGGCTCGCCGACCGCAACGGGCTGAAGATGCCGGCCGCGGTGCTGGTGCGCGATGTTCGCGAGACCCATGGCTTCAACGAGGGCGTGCTGCAGGCCTGGCGCGTCGTCTACGAGGCGCCGGAGACGCATTGGATGCTCTACGAGCTCGCCGAGAAGCTGGTCGATTTCGAGGACTATTTCCGCCGCTGGCGCTTCAACCACGTGACGACGGTCGAGCGCGTCATCGGCTTCAAGCGTGGCACCGGCGGCACCGGTGGCGTCAGCTATCTCAAGCGCATGCTGGAGGTCGAGCTATTCCCCGAACTCTGGCGTGTCCGCACCATTCTGTAG
- a CDS encoding PLP-dependent aminotransferase family protein: MRNIPTNFRPSAAKSSLPTKTELPLDLTGPHVTPGASAAHRLYQALCEMIVSGLVKPGEPLPPSRTLATQTGFRRNAVVIAYERLIADGFAEATVGSGTFVAARIPARTAEPNKPRVIVETPGQGAFALGCTHIDERAVQRFRAFVGRRMRNFGSEHLHYGDPRGSRELRAAIADHLLSARGLRCDPDQIMLTSGTLHALRIVLSAILRAGDQVWCEDPGYPAARKTIAHCGYRAVPVPVDEHGMRVAKGRLAGPAARAAYVTPSHQFPLGVQMSMPRRLELLDWARQAGAFVLEDDYDSEFRYDGAPLMSLAGIDRLQRVIYLGTFAKTLFPGLRIGYCALPERLIADVTAARAALDRFPGTLMEGAVADMLNSGAFAANLKRVRKLYRDARDVLAETLEAASGGALSVPVPSQGLHLVARFDPAVDLAVAARAKQAAGAEGWLLADTYSRARPLPGFVLGFSGHAVPQLVASAKRLARESRAALRSRKRSARQT; this comes from the coding sequence ATGCGAAATATTCCAACCAATTTCCGGCCCTCGGCTGCCAAGTCTTCCTTGCCGACAAAGACCGAGCTGCCGCTCGACCTTACCGGCCCGCACGTCACGCCAGGCGCCTCCGCCGCGCACCGGCTCTATCAGGCGCTGTGCGAGATGATCGTCTCCGGCCTGGTCAAGCCCGGCGAGCCGCTGCCGCCGTCGCGAACGCTGGCCACGCAGACCGGCTTCCGACGCAACGCCGTCGTCATCGCCTATGAGCGCCTGATCGCCGACGGCTTCGCCGAAGCGACCGTCGGCTCCGGAACGTTCGTCGCCGCGCGCATTCCTGCGCGCACGGCCGAACCGAACAAGCCGAGAGTCATTGTGGAAACGCCGGGGCAAGGCGCGTTCGCGCTCGGCTGCACCCACATCGACGAACGCGCGGTGCAACGCTTCCGTGCCTTCGTCGGCCGGCGCATGCGCAACTTCGGGTCGGAGCATCTGCACTATGGCGATCCCCGCGGCAGCCGCGAGCTACGCGCGGCAATCGCCGATCATCTGCTGTCGGCGCGCGGGCTGCGCTGCGATCCCGATCAAATCATGCTGACTTCAGGCACGCTGCACGCGCTGCGCATCGTGCTGAGCGCGATCCTCAGGGCGGGCGACCAGGTCTGGTGCGAGGACCCCGGGTACCCGGCCGCGCGAAAGACCATCGCGCATTGCGGCTATCGCGCCGTGCCGGTTCCCGTCGACGAGCACGGGATGCGGGTCGCCAAGGGCCGCCTCGCAGGGCCGGCCGCGCGCGCGGCCTATGTCACGCCGTCGCATCAGTTTCCGCTGGGCGTACAGATGTCGATGCCGCGGCGGCTGGAGCTACTGGACTGGGCGAGGCAGGCCGGCGCTTTCGTGCTGGAGGACGATTACGACAGCGAGTTTCGCTATGACGGCGCACCGCTGATGTCGCTCGCCGGCATCGATCGTCTCCAGCGCGTGATCTATCTCGGCACCTTTGCCAAGACGCTGTTTCCCGGCCTGCGCATCGGCTATTGCGCCCTGCCCGAACGCCTGATCGCGGACGTGACGGCTGCGCGCGCGGCGCTCGACCGCTTCCCCGGAACGTTGATGGAAGGCGCGGTGGCCGACATGCTCAACTCGGGCGCGTTCGCCGCAAACCTCAAGCGCGTGCGAAAGCTCTATCGCGACGCGCGCGACGTACTGGCCGAAACCCTGGAGGCCGCATCCGGTGGCGCACTCTCGGTGCCGGTGCCGTCGCAAGGCCTGCACCTGGTCGCCCGGTTTGATCCTGCGGTCGACCTGGCGGTGGCAGCGCGGGCCAAGCAGGCGGCGGGCGCTGAGGGTTGGCTGTTGGCCGACACCTATTCGCGCGCGCGGCCTCTGCCCGGCTTCGTGCTTGGATTTTCCGGCCATGCGGTTCCGCAGCTCGTCGCCTCCGCCAAACGGCTCGCGCGGGAATCGCGCGCAGCCCTGCGCTCCAGGAAGAGATCGGCCCGGCAGACCTGA
- a CDS encoding ArgE/DapE family deacylase: MNAEMQQRILDAVDAGFEAQLATTRDFVAIPSTRGAEGPCQDMIGDLLRERGYEVDDWHIDVDDLKDLRGFGPIEHDFSKARSVVGTYRPQTNAGKSLILQGHCDVVPAGPLELWDTPPFSPVIKDGKMFGRGACDMKSGTIGALYALDAIKAAGLKPTARIHFQSVIEEESTGVGALSTLQRGYRADACFIPEPTGGKMVRSQVGVIWFRLRVKGHPTHVAFAGSGANAIMAAYHLIQALQKLEIEWNERAKADRHFKTLNHPINFNPGIIKGGDWASSVPAWCDVDCRIAVLPGWSIADHQKEIAACVAAAARNHRFLANNPPEIEWSGFLSEGYELTDSAAPEAAFAKAFGKVYGGVPEDLVFTALTDTRFYGLNEGIPSLCFGASGGEMHGFNEFVELESLKKTTRAMALFIAEWCGVETA; the protein is encoded by the coding sequence ATGAATGCCGAAATGCAGCAGAGGATTCTCGATGCCGTCGACGCCGGCTTCGAGGCCCAGCTTGCCACCACCCGTGATTTCGTCGCGATCCCTTCGACCCGAGGGGCGGAGGGGCCGTGCCAGGACATGATCGGCGATCTCCTGCGCGAACGCGGCTACGAGGTCGACGACTGGCACATCGATGTCGACGACCTCAAGGATCTGCGCGGCTTCGGTCCGATCGAACATGATTTCTCAAAGGCGCGTTCGGTGGTGGGTACCTACCGCCCGCAAACGAACGCCGGCAAGTCGCTGATCCTTCAGGGCCACTGCGACGTCGTGCCCGCAGGCCCCCTGGAACTGTGGGACACGCCGCCGTTCTCGCCCGTCATCAAGGACGGCAAGATGTTCGGCCGCGGTGCCTGCGACATGAAGTCGGGCACCATCGGCGCGCTCTATGCGCTCGATGCGATCAAGGCTGCGGGCCTCAAGCCGACGGCGCGAATCCACTTCCAGTCCGTCATCGAGGAGGAGAGCACCGGCGTCGGCGCGCTCTCGACGCTGCAGCGCGGCTATCGTGCGGATGCCTGCTTCATTCCGGAACCGACCGGCGGCAAGATGGTGCGCTCGCAGGTCGGCGTGATCTGGTTTCGCCTGCGTGTGAAGGGGCACCCGACCCATGTCGCCTTTGCCGGCTCCGGCGCGAACGCGATCATGGCCGCCTATCATCTGATCCAGGCGCTGCAGAAGCTCGAGATCGAGTGGAACGAGCGCGCCAAGGCCGACAGGCACTTCAAGACGCTCAACCATCCCATCAACTTCAACCCGGGTATCATCAAGGGCGGCGACTGGGCCTCCAGCGTGCCGGCCTGGTGCGATGTCGATTGCCGGATCGCGGTTTTGCCGGGTTGGTCGATCGCCGATCACCAGAAGGAGATTGCGGCCTGCGTCGCGGCTGCGGCGCGCAACCACCGCTTCCTCGCCAACAACCCGCCTGAGATCGAATGGTCGGGCTTTTTATCCGAAGGCTATGAGCTGACCGATTCCGCCGCGCCGGAGGCCGCGTTCGCCAAGGCGTTCGGCAAGGTCTATGGCGGCGTGCCGGAGGACCTCGTCTTCACCGCGCTCACCGACACCCGCTTCTACGGCCTCAACGAGGGCATCCCTAGCCTGTGCTTCGGTGCCAGCGGCGGCGAGATGCACGGCTTCAACGAGTTCGTCGAGTTGGAGTCGCTGAAGAAGACGACCAGGGCCATGGCGCTGTTCATCGCGGAATGGTGCGGCGTGGAGACGGCGTAG
- a CDS encoding DUF6719 family protein, which yields MPFRRAACLSILISAALVTTAHAVTVGREQDITDLKLGQRVQVDDGTCPAGQVKEVRGTKMTEKGVARTAACVPRYGPKTR from the coding sequence ATGCCTTTTCGCCGTGCTGCCTGCCTTTCAATCCTGATCTCCGCCGCGCTCGTGACGACGGCGCACGCCGTCACGGTCGGACGCGAGCAGGACATCACCGATCTCAAGCTTGGCCAGCGCGTGCAGGTGGATGATGGAACCTGTCCCGCCGGACAGGTCAAGGAAGTGCGCGGAACGAAGATGACCGAGAAGGGCGTCGCGCGCACCGCCGCGTGCGTGCCGCGGTATGGTCCGAAGACGAGATAG
- a CDS encoding PaaI family thioesterase translates to MTPLEKLKAMKMPFAELKGVEFIEAGKDRVVARMMVRPDLCTLHHTIHGGAVMALADSVGAAATVINLPEDAKGTTTLESKTNFIGGAKEGTTVIATATPIHRGRRTQVWTTRLETEDGKLVAVVTQTQLVL, encoded by the coding sequence ATGACGCCGCTCGAGAAGCTTAAAGCGATGAAGATGCCGTTCGCCGAGCTCAAGGGCGTCGAGTTCATCGAGGCCGGCAAGGATCGGGTGGTGGCGCGCATGATGGTCCGGCCTGATCTCTGTACGCTCCACCACACCATTCATGGCGGGGCGGTGATGGCGCTGGCCGATTCCGTCGGGGCGGCGGCAACCGTGATCAACCTGCCCGAGGACGCCAAGGGCACGACCACGCTGGAGAGCAAGACCAATTTCATCGGCGGGGCCAAGGAGGGAACGACGGTGATTGCCACCGCCACCCCGATCCATCGTGGCCGGCGGACCCAGGTCTGGACCACCCGGCTGGAAACTGAGGATGGCAAGCTGGTTGCCGTGGTCACCCAGACTCAGCTGGTCCTGTAA
- a CDS encoding SDR family oxidoreductase, translating into MQDKVLIVTGALGALGKVVAEIAQSRGARVARIDHAPSQVPATPESIEIGGVDLSDAAQAKTAVEMAAKHFGRVDALVNIAGGFAFETIGDGDIKTWQRMYALNVLTALNTSRAALPHLAASRAGRIVNIGAMGALQAGSGMGPYAASKAGVHRLTEALANEWKGQVTVNAVLPSIIDTAANRADMPKADFSKWVTPQELAEVILFLASDAASGVTGALIPVGGRV; encoded by the coding sequence ATGCAAGACAAGGTCCTGATCGTGACAGGCGCGCTCGGAGCGCTCGGCAAAGTGGTCGCGGAGATCGCGCAGTCACGCGGCGCGCGCGTGGCCCGCATCGATCACGCGCCTTCGCAGGTGCCTGCAACGCCTGAAAGCATCGAGATTGGCGGCGTCGACCTGTCCGACGCGGCGCAGGCGAAGACGGCGGTCGAGATGGCGGCAAAGCACTTCGGCCGGGTCGACGCACTGGTCAATATCGCCGGCGGCTTCGCCTTCGAGACCATCGGCGACGGCGACATCAAGACCTGGCAGCGCATGTACGCGCTGAACGTCCTGACCGCGCTCAACACCTCGCGCGCGGCGCTGCCGCATCTGGCCGCATCCAGGGCCGGCCGCATCGTCAATATCGGCGCCATGGGCGCTCTTCAGGCCGGCTCCGGCATGGGCCCCTACGCCGCGTCGAAGGCAGGCGTGCATCGCCTCACCGAAGCGCTCGCCAACGAGTGGAAAGGCCAGGTGACGGTGAATGCGGTGCTGCCGTCTATCATCGACACCGCAGCCAACCGCGCCGACATGCCGAAGGCGGACTTCTCCAAATGGGTGACACCGCAGGAGCTCGCTGAGGTCATCCTGTTCCTCGCCAGCGATGCCGCCAGCGGCGTCACGGGTGCGCTGATCCCGGTGGGTGGACGAGTGTAG